The Triticum aestivum cultivar Chinese Spring chromosome 7B, IWGSC CS RefSeq v2.1, whole genome shotgun sequence genome window below encodes:
- the LOC123159726 gene encoding auxin-induced protein 15A-like: protein MAGKLYQLMARLHLAKGRASADVPKGHFAVYVGEQRKRFVIPTAYLRHPSFLVLLKRVEDEFGFDHRTGGGLTIPCSEGDFADIVGGCSSSSSPAVDYH from the coding sequence ATGGCGGGGAAGCTCTACCAGCTCATGGCCAGGCTGCACCTGGCCAAGGGACGGGCGTCGGCGGACGTGCCCAAGGGCCACTTCGCGGTCTACGTCGGCGAGCAGCGGAAGCGGTTCGTCATCCCGACGGCGTACCTGAGGCACCCGTCCTTCCTCGTGCTGCTCAAGCGGGTGGAGGACGAGTTCGGCTTCGACCACCGCACCGGCGGCGGCCTCACCATCCCCTGCTCAGAGGGCGACTTCGCCGACATCGTCGGTGGctgctcatcctcctcctccccggcGGTGGATTACCACTAG